TGGGGCGACAGGACGTCGCCCCAAGCCGAGGGGGCACAGGACGTGCCCTCCGAGGCGGTTCGTACGGAACAGGCAGGTCGAGTATACGATTGGGCGAAACAGGGCGTAGGCGGGATGATCTCTCCGAGGGGACTCAGACGTGAGTTTTAGAAATTCCCTACTCTAAGGTTTCTACGACCTCTTTAAGGGCCTTTCTTATGGGGATGTTCTGAGGACAGGCGGTCTCACACTGGCCACAGTCCACGCACTGGGAGGCCTTGCCTCCGTCTTTGGTGAAGGCGGTGTAAAACTGCTTCGCTCCGGCCAGATCGTCCAGCATGGTGACCTTGTTGAACTGGGCGAAACATTCCGGTATCTTGACCCCGGCGGGACAGGGCATACAGTACCGACAGCCGGTGCAGTTCACCGCCATGCGGTCCATATAGATCCTGGCGACCTTGTCCATGGTCTCCCTCTCTCTGTCCGTGAGGTTATCGGGCTGTCCGTTCTCCGCCGCCAGAAGGTTCTGCTCCACCTGCTCCATAGAGCTCATTCCGCTCAGGACCACCGAGGTCTCCTTCTGGTCCCATATCCACCTAAGGCCCCATTCGGCGGAGGGTCTACCAGGAGCCTCCCTCTCCAACAGGCCCTTGACCTCCTCGGGGACGGACTGGACCAGGGCTCCGCCTCTCAGTGGTTCCATGACGACAACCCCTACGCCTCTGTCGTAGGCCTCCTTGAGCCCCGCCCTTCCCGCCTGGTAGTTTTGGTCTATGAAGTTGTACTGTATCTGGCAGAAGTCCCAGTCGTAAGCCCTCAGGACGGTGCTGAACAGGTCCGGTCCGTCGTGGAAGGAGAATCCCACGTTCTTCACCTTGCCGGACCTCTTGGCCCGGTCCAGAAAGGAGAACACGTTAAGGGCTGTGACGTGGTCCCACCTACCCTGGTTGAGGGCGTGGAGCAGGTAATAGTCTATGGAATCGGTCTCAAGGCGATCCAGCTGGCTGTTCAGAAAGCCGTCAAAATCGTCGTGGCTCTCGGTGAGCCAGCAGGGTAGCTTAGTCGCCAGCTTTACCTTCTTCCTGTAGCCCCCTCTTAATGCCTCGGCGACGAATAGCTCCCCGTCCCCTCCGTGATAGGGCCAGGCGGTGTCGACGTAGTTTATTCCTCCGTCTATACCTGCCCTTATTATCCTTGTGGCCTCCGCTACGTCCACCGTCCCGTTCTCCCCTGTCGGTAGCCTCATACAGCCGAATCCCAGCGCCGAAAGCTCTTCCCCAGTTCCCGGCATAACACGATACTTCATGTCCACTCCCCCTTTAGATGGTTTTTCTGGATCCATTTTAAGCCCATTTAGGCTTATAAGGAACCCTGTGGTAGGATATCCTCTTGATACGCTTATTTTTAGAGAGGAGAGATCGACCTTGATGGGAGTTAGCCACGCGATAATGTCCTTCGCCCTGGTCTACGGCGCTACAGGAAAGGCCGTCCCCGCCTCCCTCGCCTCCGCCGGGGCACTGTTTCCCGACTGGATAGAGAGGGTGGTTTACGGTAAAAAATGGATGAAGCACCACCGTAAGTGGAGCCACTGGTTCGTCCCCTATCTGGGGTTGGCCTGGTGGCTCAGTCGCTATATAGAGGGGATTCCCCTGCCCTCCATCCTGAAAAAGTTGGAGGGAACCCTGTATCTGTCGCTGGATGTTCCCACCGTCGAGTTAGCCCTGGGGTTCCTGTTCTTCTGGCTCGTCGTAGGCTGCCTGCTCCATATCCTGGAGGACGGCTTTTTCGGCCCTATTCCGGTGCTGATACCCTGGAGAAGACATCGGTTGGTCTATCAGCTTTTTAAGACAGGAGGGATGGCGGAAAGGATCATCTCTAGATTGGCCCTTATAAGTGCGGTGGTCCTAAGATACGTAGACGGCACAGGATCGGTTGTGGGATAATTTTATGGTACTCTGTAAATAAGTTCGGAGATATAAAGGCTCTCGTCGATCGAGGCGGAAGCCCTCAGATAGGAGGGGTTTATTTGTCTTATAGGTTTATATCCTGTTGTGTCGTAGCGTTGATGCTATCTTTGTCCAGTGTCGGTGTAGGGTTTGCCTCCGAGGACGGCCAGATAATGGGTTTCATCGTGGATTCGGCGGGCCGTCCTGTCCCGAACGTGACGGTGAAGGTCGTCGGGGGAGAGAAGGAACTGACCGCTATGTCGGACAGAAAAGGGGAGTTCGTGCTGAGGGATCTCTCCCCCGACGTCCCCCTCTCGGTCCTCTGGGACGAGGGCAAGGCCTCCTCCGGAAAGGTAGAGGGAGTTCGAGTTCCTCCCGGTGGAACCCTTTTCGTCATGACGGGCTACCTGTCCGGCGAGGTCGGAGAGACCCTATCCTTCAGAATTCCGTCGAACCCCACCACAGGCTACAGTTGGGCCATTGCCGACCGGGGGAACCCTTCGGTGGCTGTCCCGGTAGGCAACCTTATGGAGTCTCGGGATGAAGCGAAGGATCCAAGGGGCAACGTAGGGGCGGGAGGAAACGAGCTGTGGCTGTTCAGATGTGTCGGCCCGGGGAACTCGTCGGTAGGTTTATCCTACGTCAGGCCCTGGGAGACCGATGTCCAACCTTCCAGAGTGGCGGTGGCTATACTTTCGGTGAGATGATGATTCGTTTCATAGCTCTATCTCTAGTAGCCTCACTGTTCTCTGCCGTACCCTCGTGGGCTGTGGATAAGGGGACTGTGGCACCGCCGAGCCAGGAGTACGTCCAGTGGATCGAGGCCGCCGAATTAGCTTGCATCACGGAGAGCAAAGATAGGCCCTTAGGGGACGTTCCTCCAAGGATCGATCTGTCTCACCTGAAAGGCGATCAGCTGTCTCTTTTCGCCGCAAAAGGATCTTTATCCTCTTTTCCGGTCAGCTACGACCTTAGGCCCACGACCTACCTCTCTCCTGTGAGGAACCAGGGTCACTTTGGAACCTGCTGGGCCTTCGGCTCCTTTGGATCTCTGGAGTCGACCTTTAAGAGGAGGGACGGGATCTCCAGCGATTTTTCCGAGGCCCATCTGGCCTACTTTGCCTACGTCGACCTAGGTCCAGATATGCCGGCTTTTACGCCTCAAGAGCCCCCTTTTGGAAACGACCCTATCTTTGACCAGGGGGGGAACGTGTGGAAGGCGACGGCGATTCTGAGCCGTTGGACCGGTGCGGTGAAGGAGTCCGACCGGCCCTACCAGAGCGTATCTCCTTGGCCTCAGGAGCTCTTTCCCCTGTCCTCCGACCGGGTCTCAAGCCACCTGGAGCAGGTGTTATTTCTAGGAAGCGATTTCCATGGGCCCTCTATGAAATCTGCCGTCATGGACTACGGGGCTGTAGCCTTCAGCATGGTCTGGAGTAACGACTTTTACAACGTCTCCACCGACTCCTACTACAACCCGACAGGGGACGGCGCTGGCGGCCATGCGGTGCTGCTTGTCGGATGGGACGACCACTATCCAAGGGGAAACTTCAACTTAGATCCCGGCTCCGATGGCGCCTGGCTGGTGAAAAACAGCTGGGGTGAGGGCTGGGGGGATAAGGGGTTTTTCTGGATCTCCTACAAAGAGGCCGTCTTCCGTCGGCCTGCCCTGTTTATCGGGGCCTCCTCGGATAACTTCGAGTATATCTATCAGCACGATCCTCTGGGATGGGTTGACAGCTACGGATTCAACTCCGACACCGCCTGGTTTGCAAACGTCTTTCAGGTCTCCGGCGACGCCGGTGGTTGGCAGAGCCTGGAGGCCATATCTCTGTACACCGGCGGGGCCAACAGCTCTTACACTATAGAGGTCTGGTCAGATGGAACCCCTGAAAATCCCAGAAGCGGACGGAGAATTATGACTCCACAGGAAGGCACCATCCCTGTGCCCGGGTATCACACCGTGAGGCTAAAAGAGCCTCCCTACCTTTACGATGGCTCTCGGTTTTCGGTGGTCGTAAAGTTGACAACCCCGGGATACCTGTTCCCGGTTTCGATCGAATCGCCGGAGGAAGGCTACTCGGATAAGGCCAAGGCGGCGAATGGACAGAGCTACGTTAGTTCCGACGGAGCGATCTGGCTGGACATGAACGCTACACGGCCAGGAACCAACGTCTGTATCAAAGCCTTTACGTCTAAAACCGACCCACCGCCGTCGTCCGGTGGGGGCTGTAATATCGGAGTTAATCCTGGGATACTGCTGCTCGCTCTGCCTATGGTAACCTTGATCAGATGAGTGCGATTTCTTGGAATCAATGTGATAAAATACAATGGAGGTGGTCTGTAGAGGTCATCTCCATTCCTTAAGGGAAAGGGGCGTGTTATAGGTATGAGGGGACTACTTTTCGCTGTGATGATGGCAGTATTTGCTATTTCGGTGACCCCTGGGGCCTACGCTGAGGCCAAGACCGTACCCGGCGAGTATCTGGTGTTATTTAAGACCAGGGATAAGGTGATGGAGACTGAGGGCAGGGATAGAGACGTTGCGGTGTCGGTTATGCTCGATTTTCAGAGCGAATACCTGGCGGTCCGATACGGCCTGGAGGTAAAGAACTCTTTCAGCGCTATCTCCCGCTCCAACGGAAAAGGGATGTTCTTCGTGAAGAGCGAAAGGGCGTCTATGGACGGAAAATTCGAGGAAAAACTGCTTGAGGAACTCAGGGCGGACCCCTTTATAGAGGCGGTCTCTCCGAACGAGGTTCAAAAAATGATCTCCACCTCAGTGGGGATATCAAAGCCCTAAGGGGCTCGAAGGGGTGTATATAATGGGGAAAAAATCTCTGTTTATCGCTTTCGCTTTCTTTGTCTTTATCTGGGGCGGTGTGGCCTTTGCCCAGTCCGCTCCGGTTGGAGAGTACGTCGAGGGAGAGGTCTTAGTGGTTCTGGAGGGAACGGGTATCAACGCCTCCGACGTCTCGTCCTTCAAGGCCGGTCTCGACTCCTCCGCAAAAGCCCTAGCCTCCTCTGTAGGGGCCAAGTCGGTGGGGACTTACAGCGCGATAGCCGCCCAGAGCGGCAAGAGCATCGCTCACCTCAGGGCAGAAGGCAAAACCACAGCAGAGCTCATGGAGGAACTTAAAGCCCAGCCCGGGGTGGTCGGGGTTGCCCCGAACTACATATTCAGGATATCCTCCTGGTCCAACGATCCGATGAGTGGCGACCTGTGGGGTATGGCGGATATAAAGGCTCCCGAGGCCTGGGGCCTTTGTTCCGGCGATAAAGGGGTTTTTGTGGCCGTTATCGACACGGGGATAGACTACAACCATCAAGATATAAAGGAGAACATCGGCAGAGATCTTGACGGAGAGTTGGGGATCGACACGGTTTCAAACGACAGGGACCCGATGGACGACAACGATCATGGCACTCATGTGGCCGGGACCATAGGAGCGGTCGGGAATAATGGCATCGGAGTAACCGGCATAAACTGGGGCGTCAGCCTCCTCGCCGTGAAAGTACTGAACAGAGAGGGCAGCGGGACCGGAGATCAGATAGTGGCTGGACTGGATTACGTTGTCGGCCAGAAGAGAAGGGGCCTTAACATAAGGGTTGCCAACATGTCCCTGGGCGGTTGGGGCCTGCCCATAAACAACCCCGACTCAGACCCTTACGCCAGCGCGTTCAAGGCCGTAACGAACGCAGGGATACTCCTCGTCGTCGCAGCAGGAAACGAGGGGCAGAATATAGACAACCCCACAGGATACAGAGACAGGGAAGATAAATGGATCGACCTCAGAGGCCTTGCGGTATACCCTGCCTGTTTCAAGTTCACCAACATGATCACGGTGGGAGCCATCAGTGCCGACCATACCCAGGCGTATTTCTCAAACCACAGCCCCAACTACGTCCATATCGCCGCCCCAGGCGTGAGCATACTGAGCACCGTATCAAACGACAGCTATCAGAGGTTCGGTGGAACCTCCATGGCGACGCCCCACGTGGCAGGCGTGGCCGCCCTTATAGCTGCCTACAGGCCCAACCTCAGTGCTGGGGAGATAAAGGGCAGGATACTCGCCAACGTCACGGATAACAGCGTGCTTGCCGGAAGCGTCGCGACAAGGGGTAACCTCAACCTTTACGATGCGCTGCGGGGGGCCAAAAGCGACGTCAAGGTGACCTCCATAACGGTTCCGTCATCTCAAAAGGTCCTGGATATAGATGCTGGAACCTCTGTCGCTCTGAGCCCGACTGTGAGTCCCTCCAACGCCACCAACAAGGTCCTGGTCTGGTCCTCCAGCAACAACTTTGCGGCCACCGTTTCCGGAAGCGGTGTGGTCAAGGGAAGGTACTCAGGGACCGCCACAATCTACGCAAGCAGCAACGACGGAAGCAACGTCTCGGACAGCGTGACTGTAAACGTCACCGGTGGAAGTCTTTTTGGGGACGGCGGTGGCTGCTCCATCGGCCTCGCACCTGCCACTCTCCTGCTGGCATTGCCACTTCTGTTCCTTCGCAGGTAAGGCTTAAGGTAAAGATGAAGGGGGACGACCTAGGTCGTCCCCCTTCATCTTTACCGGTTCAGATAAGCCCAGGCCACCGAGGCGGACATAGCGGCCCCTAGCTCAAGGACGTCGTCGTCGACGCAGTATTTGGGGTGGTGCTGAGGATAGGTCATGTCCTTACCCTCGTTTCCGGTCCCAAGGAACATGAAGGTCCCGGGTCTCTCCATGAGGTAATAGCTGAAGTCCTCGGCACCCATGGTGGGCCTCGCCTCGGAGACCTTATCCTCGCCTAGAACCTCTTTAGCCACTCCGACGGCGAACCTGGTGAAGTCCACATCGGTCACCGTGGGGGGGAGCATGTTGGTGTAGCTGAACTCCGCCTCGCATCTCATGGCGGAGCAAATAGCCTTGGCTACCTCCTCCATCCTTGCGGCGATGTTCTTTCTGACGTCCTGGTTGAAGGTTCTGGTGGTCCCCTTTATCAGTGCCGAGTCGGGGATAGCGTTGAACACCGAGCCGCTTTTTATCTCGCCGACGGAGATAACCGCCGCGTCCAGAGGGTCTACCTCCCGGCTGACTATGGTCTGCCAGGCCGAGACCACCGAACAGGCGGCCATCACCGGGTCCACCGACATATGGGGCATGGAACCATGTCCCCCTCTGCCTTGGATCTTGAGCTCGAACATATCCGCCGAAGCCATGGTCGGACCCTCGCAGTAGGTCATGGAGCCGCTTGGCACGGGCGACCAGATGTGCTGACCGAAGACCACGTCCACACCCTCCAACACACCTTCCTCCACCAGTTCCTTGGCTCCGCCGCCTCTTTCCTCGGCGTGCTGGAAGATAAGCCGTACCCTGCCGGGAAGGTCGTTCTCCATCCCCTTGAGGATTTTTGCGGCGCCGAGGAGCATGGAGGCGTGGGCGTCGTGGCCGCAGGCGTGCATCACTCCGTCGTTTTCCGACCTGTAGGGAACGTCCCTCTCCTCCTGGACAGCCAGGGCGTCTATATCGGCCCTCAGGGCGATGCACTTATCCCCCTGTCCGAGGTCCGCCACGACGCAGATATCCTTCCCCTTGCACCCCACCTTCACCTGGTCGTACCCCATGTCCCTCAGGGCCTGGGCGATGGTCGCCGCCGTCTCGAACTCGCAGTGGGACAGTTCGGGGTGTCTGTGAAAGTGGTGTCTCCACTGA
This genomic interval from Dethiosulfovibrio salsuginis contains the following:
- a CDS encoding lectin like domain-containing protein encodes the protein MAVQMCRPGELVGRFILRQALGDRCPTFQSGGGYTFGEMMIRFIALSLVASLFSAVPSWAVDKGTVAPPSQEYVQWIEAAELACITESKDRPLGDVPPRIDLSHLKGDQLSLFAAKGSLSSFPVSYDLRPTTYLSPVRNQGHFGTCWAFGSFGSLESTFKRRDGISSDFSEAHLAYFAYVDLGPDMPAFTPQEPPFGNDPIFDQGGNVWKATAILSRWTGAVKESDRPYQSVSPWPQELFPLSSDRVSSHLEQVLFLGSDFHGPSMKSAVMDYGAVAFSMVWSNDFYNVSTDSYYNPTGDGAGGHAVLLVGWDDHYPRGNFNLDPGSDGAWLVKNSWGEGWGDKGFFWISYKEAVFRRPALFIGASSDNFEYIYQHDPLGWVDSYGFNSDTAWFANVFQVSGDAGGWQSLEAISLYTGGANSSYTIEVWSDGTPENPRSGRRIMTPQEGTIPVPGYHTVRLKEPPYLYDGSRFSVVVKLTTPGYLFPVSIESPEEGYSDKAKAANGQSYVSSDGAIWLDMNATRPGTNVCIKAFTSKTDPPPSSGGGCNIGVNPGILLLALPMVTLIR
- a CDS encoding M20 metallopeptidase family protein, with protein sequence MLVQIREKAREIREEIAQWRHHFHRHPELSHCEFETAATIAQALRDMGYDQVKVGCKGKDICVVADLGQGDKCIALRADIDALAVQEERDVPYRSENDGVMHACGHDAHASMLLGAAKILKGMENDLPGRVRLIFQHAEERGGGAKELVEEGVLEGVDVVFGQHIWSPVPSGSMTYCEGPTMASADMFELKIQGRGGHGSMPHMSVDPVMAACSVVSAWQTIVSREVDPLDAAVISVGEIKSGSVFNAIPDSALIKGTTRTFNQDVRKNIAARMEEVAKAICSAMRCEAEFSYTNMLPPTVTDVDFTRFAVGVAKEVLGEDKVSEARPTMGAEDFSYYLMERPGTFMFLGTGNEGKDMTYPQHHPKYCVDDDVLELGAAMSASVAWAYLNR
- a CDS encoding S8 family serine peptidase → MGKKSLFIAFAFFVFIWGGVAFAQSAPVGEYVEGEVLVVLEGTGINASDVSSFKAGLDSSAKALASSVGAKSVGTYSAIAAQSGKSIAHLRAEGKTTAELMEELKAQPGVVGVAPNYIFRISSWSNDPMSGDLWGMADIKAPEAWGLCSGDKGVFVAVIDTGIDYNHQDIKENIGRDLDGELGIDTVSNDRDPMDDNDHGTHVAGTIGAVGNNGIGVTGINWGVSLLAVKVLNREGSGTGDQIVAGLDYVVGQKRRGLNIRVANMSLGGWGLPINNPDSDPYASAFKAVTNAGILLVVAAGNEGQNIDNPTGYRDREDKWIDLRGLAVYPACFKFTNMITVGAISADHTQAYFSNHSPNYVHIAAPGVSILSTVSNDSYQRFGGTSMATPHVAGVAALIAAYRPNLSAGEIKGRILANVTDNSVLAGSVATRGNLNLYDALRGAKSDVKVTSITVPSSQKVLDIDAGTSVALSPTVSPSNATNKVLVWSSSNNFAATVSGSGVVKGRYSGTATIYASSNDGSNVSDSVTVNVTGGSLFGDGGGCSIGLAPATLLLALPLLFLRR
- a CDS encoding protease inhibitor I42 family protein, producing the protein MSYRFISCCVVALMLSLSSVGVGFASEDGQIMGFIVDSAGRPVPNVTVKVVGGEKELTAMSDRKGEFVLRDLSPDVPLSVLWDEGKASSGKVEGVRVPPGGTLFVMTGYLSGEVGETLSFRIPSNPTTGYSWAIADRGNPSVAVPVGNLMESRDEAKDPRGNVGAGGNELWLFRCVGPGNSSVGLSYVRPWETDVQPSRVAVAILSVR
- a CDS encoding aldo/keto reductase, encoding MKYRVMPGTGEELSALGFGCMRLPTGENGTVDVAEATRIIRAGIDGGINYVDTAWPYHGGDGELFVAEALRGGYRKKVKLATKLPCWLTESHDDFDGFLNSQLDRLETDSIDYYLLHALNQGRWDHVTALNVFSFLDRAKRSGKVKNVGFSFHDGPDLFSTVLRAYDWDFCQIQYNFIDQNYQAGRAGLKEAYDRGVGVVVMEPLRGGALVQSVPEEVKGLLEREAPGRPSAEWGLRWIWDQKETSVVLSGMSSMEQVEQNLLAAENGQPDNLTDRERETMDKVARIYMDRMAVNCTGCRYCMPCPAGVKIPECFAQFNKVTMLDDLAGAKQFYTAFTKDGGKASQCVDCGQCETACPQNIPIRKALKEVVETLE
- a CDS encoding metal-dependent hydrolase — protein: MGVSHAIMSFALVYGATGKAVPASLASAGALFPDWIERVVYGKKWMKHHRKWSHWFVPYLGLAWWLSRYIEGIPLPSILKKLEGTLYLSLDVPTVELALGFLFFWLVVGCLLHILEDGFFGPIPVLIPWRRHRLVYQLFKTGGMAERIISRLALISAVVLRYVDGTGSVVG